CGGGCGGAGCTGGAGAACGGCGGCTGGTGCACGGTGTCCACGGCACGGGGCCAGGTGGAGTGCCGGGTGCTGGTGACCGAGCGCCTGCGTCCGCTGCGGGTGGACGGCAAGCTCGTGCACCAGGTGGGCATGCCGTACCACTGGGGCTACTCGGGGCGGGTGAAGGGCGAGAGCACCAATGATCTGACGGCCTTCTCGGCGGACCCGAACGTCTCCATCCAGGAGTCCAAGGTGCTCGCGTGCAACGTGCTGCCGGGGCGGCGCGGGCAGGGAAGGCTCGCGGCGATGGGCTGGGAGCCGCCACCCCTGCCTCCAGGCGTGGTGGAAGTGCCACGGGACAATGAAGGCGTGGGTCCGCCCTCGCCCCAACCCGAGCAGGACCCGAGGGAGTAGCACCGCATGGGACACAAGGGCTTCTTCACCGACACGACCCTCTGCATCGGCTGCAAGGCGTGCGAGGTGGCCTGCAAGCAGTGGAACCAGTTGCCCGAGGACGGCCTGGAGTTGACGGGCATGTCCTACGACAACACGGGGCACCTGGGCGCCTCCACCTGGCGGCACGTGGCGTTCGTCGAGCGGCCCGTGCCCCTGCCCGGGCAGACGGTGGGGCTGCTCGACTTCTCGTGGTTGATGAGCTCGGACGTGTGCAAGCACTGCCAGCGCGCGGGGTGCCTGGAGGCGTGTCCCACGGGCGCCATCATCCGCACCGAGTTCGACACCGTGTACGTGCAGCCGGACGTGTGCAACGGCTGCGGCTACTGCGTGACGGCATGTCCCTTTGGCGTCATCGACCGGCGCGAGGACGACGGGCGCGCGTGGAAGTGCACGCTCTGCTACGACCGGCTGGGCGAGGGCATGACGCCCGCGTGCGCCAAGGCGTGCCCCACCGCGTCCATCCAGTACGGCGACGTGGACGAGCTGCGCGAGCGCGCCCGGCGCCGGGTGGAGCAATTGCACGAGCGGGGCCTGGGCCAGGCGTACCTGTATGGCGCGGAGCCGGAGAACCAGCCGGGCACGGGGGGGCTCAACGCCTTCTTCCTGCTCGTGGACAAGCCCGAGGTCTACAACCTGCCGCCCGATCCCGTGGTGCCGACGATGAAGGGCAAGGAGTCCTGGGCGATGGCGGGCTGGGGTGCGCTGGGCATGGCGGCGCTGGCGCTCGGGGCGGTGCTGCTCGGAAGGGGGAAGCACGCGTGAGCAAGGGCATCCGGCCAGAGGAGCTGGACAAGCGCGGGGATGGGCGCGACATCGACACGAGCCGGGGCGAGCTGTCCGGCGAGGGCGCCTGGCAGCGGGTGAAACAGTTGGACGAGGCCAACCCCGCGCGCGAGGTGATGCACACGCGGCCCACCCGATCCGACGTCACCTCGGCGACGCCGAGCTACTACGGGCAGCCCGTGCTCAAGGAGCCGGTGTGGATCTGGACCATTCCGCTCTACTTCCACGTGGGCGGCACGGCGGGCGCGGCGAGCCTCCTGGGCGCGACGGCGGAGGTGCTCGGCGGCGAGCGTCTGCGGCCGCTGGGGGTGCGGTGCCGGTGGATCGGCGCGGTGGGCGACAGCGTGAGCGCGGGACTGCTCATCCATGACCTGGGCCGGCCCGAGCGCTTCCTCCACATGCTGCGCGTCTTCCGTCCCACCTCGCCCATGAACCTGGGCACGTGGATCCTCTCGGGCTCGGGTGCGATGAACGGCGCGGCCGCGGTGCTCTCGGGCCAGAAAGGCTGGCTCGGGCGCGCGGGAGACGGCGCGGCCCTGATCGGGGGCCTCCTGGGCATGCCACTCGCGGGGTACACGGCGGTGCTCATCACCAACACGTCGGTGGCCCTGTGGCAGTCCGTCCACAAGAGCCTGCCCCTCTTGTTCATGGCCGCGTCGGTGGCGGGCGCGGGCAGCCTGCTCCAACTGCTGCCCCACGCGCCCGAGGAGGAGCGAGTCCTCCACCTGTTCGGCATGGGGGGAAAGGTGGCCGCGCTCGCCGCGGGGCTCGCCACCCACCGCGACGCCTCGCGCGTGGAGGCCGTGGGCAGACCGCTGCGCCGGGGCTGGACGGGGGCGATGTGGGTGGCGGCCCACGTCTGCACCGCGGCCTCGCTCGCGCTGGACGTGTGGCCAGAGCGGCGACGTCCGGCGACGAAGGTGGCCGCGGCGGTGCTGGGCACGGCGGGGGCGCTGCTCACGCGCTTCGCCCTGTTCCACGCGGGCAAGACGTCGTCGAGAGATCCCCAGGCCACCTTCCAGGGACAGCGCCAGGGCCTGGGCGCCGCCGAGGTGACGGGACACTCCCACGCCTCGGACGGCAGGCCGCTGAAGTTCCCCCTGCCCGTGCTGCGCGACGCACCCACCTCGACGTGATCCGGATGTGGGGCCGCGAACAGCGCCCTGCCTTCCAGGGCCATCACTGTCCACCAATCCACAGATGTCGGGCTAACCAGTGAACCCCGGTGGTCCGAGGCCGCGTGCCTGCGCAGCAGGAGCGTAGGATGATGATCGCGTCATCTCAGAAAACCCACGCCCACGCAGGGGGGAATGTACCGGGGGGGTACGTTCCGCCGGCCCCTTCACGTCCGCCCCGACGGCCGACCGGTCCATGTCCAGCCAAGCTGCTTCAGACAGCAGTGATTGCCCCGCCGCGCCCACCAAGGGGCCGCAGGGCTCCGGGACGGATCCTCTCCTGGGAACGTGTCTGGGCAGCTTCCGGCTCACCCGCAAGCTGGATCAGGGCGGCATGGGCACCGTGTACCTGGGCGAGCACGTGGACATTGGCAGCCGCGTGGCCATCAAGGTGCTCCACCCCCGGTTGAGCGCCTCGTGCCAGGTGATGCGCCGCTTCCGCATGGAGGCGCGCGCGGTGAACCTCATCGGCCACGAGAACATCGTCAGCATCATCGACATCAACCCGGCGCCGCCAAGGCCCTACCTCGTCATGGAGTACCTGGAGGGCGAGCCCCTGTCGGCGCTGCTCGCCCGGGGTCCGGTGCGCCCCGAGGTGGCCGTGGCCCTGCTCACCCAGGTGTGCGACGCGCTGGAGGCCACGCACGCCCAGGGCATCGTCCACCGGGATCTCAAACCGGAGAACCTCTTCCTCGTGCAGCGCGGCCAGGGCCCCGCCTTCGTCAAGGTGCTCGACTTCGGCATCGCCAAGCTGATGGACGCCGAGGATCGCAACACCGACACCGCCGAGGGCGCCATCGTCGGTTCGGCGGACTACATGGCGCCGGAGCAGTCGCGCGGTGAGCGGTTGGATGGCCGCGCGGACCTCTATGCGCTGGGCGTCATCGCCTACCAGTTGCTCACCGGGCGGCGGCCCTTCGTGGAGAAGTCGCTCACCGCGCTGCTGCTCGCGCACCAGACCAAGCAGCCCATCGCCCCGCACGTGCTGCGCTCCGGGGTGCCCTCGGCGCTCTCCAGCGTCATCCTCCGGACGCTCGCCAAGGATCCCGAGGAGCGCTACCAGAATGCCGCCGCGCTGCGAGGCGCGCTCCAGGTGGCGCTCGAGCAGGGCCACGCGCGGCCCACCACCCGCGCCACGCCCACCACCCTGTCCACCTTCGTGCCCAATCCCGCGTTGGATCTGCCCGTGCGGGTGACGACGCCGGGCCCCGGCGCCACGAGCGAGACGCTGCGCTGCACGGAGCTCACGCGCGCGGGCATGTTCCTGTGCACCCAGCGCCTCCCCTCCCTGCTGTCGCGGCTGACGGTGTCCCTCGAGCACCCCGAGGGCGAGCTGAGCTGTGAGTGCGAGGTGGTGCGGCACGTGCTGCCCGACGAGGCGCTCGCCTGGGGCATGGAGCCGGGCTTCGGCGTGCAGCTCGTGGAGCCCTCCATCTCCTTCAAGGCCGCGGTGGCGCACCTGATGCTCGGCCAGCCGCTGGACACGCTGCGCCCCCCCATTGATCCGGCCGTGGAGGCCGAGGTGGAGCAGATACTCGCCCCGTACCACGTGCGCGGCATCGAGGATCTCTACGCCGTGCTCGCGCTGGCGACGGACAAGAGCTGCGAGGAGCTGCGGCTGCGCGCGCGCCGAGCCGGACAGGCCCTGGAGCGGCTGTGCGAGCGGCCCATCTCCCCGGCGCTGCGCGCCCGCGTCCACGTGGTGCTCGATCGCGTGCGCAAGGCGGCCGACACGCTCGGCCACCCGCGGCGCCGCGCCCTCTACGACGCCGAGCGCGGCAACTTCGCCGGCGTGGTGCGCTGTCTGTCCGAGGGACTCACCGTGAGCCAGTTGGAGGAGCTGCGCCATGACTTCCTCGCCCGGCATCCGCACAGTCAGGCCTCGTTGAAGGCCCACCTGGCCCGGGCGCGCACCCACCACCAGGCCGGCATGCTCGCGCTCGCGCGGGAGGACTACGAGCGCGCCCTGCTGTTGGATCCCCTCTCCCTGGACCTGCACCGGCAGTACCACGCCGTCTGCCGCGCGCTGGAGCGCGAGGCGCCCGTCCCCCCGCGGAACAAGGCCTCGGGCGCCTAGGGACCGCTCCCCTCCCGGAGGGCGCCGTGCTAACTCCCGGGGCCTTCCTCCGGAGGCCCCCACCATGCCGCCCCCGTTTCCTCCCCTCGACATCCCCGCCCCGGTGCGGCGCGTGGCCACCCACGCCGTGGCCGCGGGCCTCACCCCCCTCGTCCCCGTGCCCTTCGTGGATGACTACGCGCTGCGCCGCGTGCGCGAGGACATGGTGCGCTCGCTGCTCGCCGAGCGGGGCCTCTCCGCGCCCCGGCCCACCCTGCGCGTGCTCGCCGGCCTCCACCCGCGCGAGGGCAGCCGCCTGCAACAACTCGCGGGCAAGGCGGCGCTGCTGTCGCTGCGGCTCGCCTGGCGCAAGAGCTACCGGCGCCTCATCACCGCCCTGTGGCTCAAGGACTGCGTGGACATGGCCTCGCTCTGCCTGCACCACGGCTATCTCCTGCAATACGCGCTCGAGCGGGGAGACCTGCCCGCGCACGCCCTCGCCACCCCGGACACCGCGCGCCGCGTGCAGGCCGCCATCCACGCCGCCTGCGCCGAGCTGGACGCGCGCCCCATCAACCAGGCCCTGCGCCGGCTGTGGGCCGGCAGCCGGCTGGTGAACGAGGCCCTTTCCGAGGCCCTCGCCCACTTCCAGGGCGCACCCCTGCGCCCCCACCTCGACGACTCCGGCGAGGAGACTTCACTCGCCGAGCGGCTCGCCGCCGTGCTGTGGGAAGAACGTGGCTATTTCCTGACTCTGGAATCGCTTTACACGAAACACCTGAACTCCCCGTGAGCGTTTCCGGGGACCGATAAACTTGCGCTCACCACGCTCCGTCGAAAATCATTCACTTCGCGCCGGTCATCCACATCGCGCGAGTCGTCCCACCAGCCCCCCCGGCGGCAGTGCCCATCGTTGATCTGGCGAGGTAGCTCATGGCCAACCTGATTGATGCCGTGCGTCTGGGAGACGCGGGCGTGGTCCGAGCGCTGTTCGAGCGGGATCCCCAATCCCTGCACCGGGGAGACGCGCGGGGGATGACGCCACTGATGTGGGCCGCCTGGCATGGCACGGTGGAGCTGGTGAGCTGGCTGCTCGCGCACGGCGCGCAGGCGGCGGTGAAGGACATCCGGGGCGCCACGGCGCTGATGCTCGCGGCCGAGCGGGGCCACCTGGAGGCGGTGCGCGAGCTGATCCCCCGGGCGGACGTGGACGAGCGGGGCGAGGCGCTGCGGCACGCGGTGGGCGCCGGGCAGCACGAGGTGACGGCCTGGCTGTTGGACGAGGCGGGAGCGCCGCTCGAGTACGGCGGAGCGGAGGGCAAGACGCCCCTGACGTGCGCCGTGCTCGGAGGCCACTCGGCCCTGGCGGACGAGCTGCTGCGGCGGGGGGCGGACGTGGCGGCGCCCAGCTCCCACTTCCTCGCCCTGGAGAACCTCCAGGACTCCGGCTGGCAACCCCTGCACTACGCCGCGGACCGCCGGCACGCGCTGCTCGTGCAACAACTGCTCGACGCGGGCGCCGCGGTGGACGCCGCGACGACCCTGGGCACCACCCCGCTGATGCTGGCCGTGCTCCAGGGGGACGAGGACACCGTGCGGCTGCTGTTGCGCGCGGGCGCGGAGCCACTGCGCGAGGACCTGGGCCGCGCCAGCGCGCTGTCGCTGTCGCGGCGGCAGGGCAAACCCCACATCACCCGGCTGCTCGAGCG
Above is a window of Cystobacter fuscus DNA encoding:
- the nrfD gene encoding NrfD/PsrC family molybdoenzyme membrane anchor subunit, which translates into the protein MSKGIRPEELDKRGDGRDIDTSRGELSGEGAWQRVKQLDEANPAREVMHTRPTRSDVTSATPSYYGQPVLKEPVWIWTIPLYFHVGGTAGAASLLGATAEVLGGERLRPLGVRCRWIGAVGDSVSAGLLIHDLGRPERFLHMLRVFRPTSPMNLGTWILSGSGAMNGAAAVLSGQKGWLGRAGDGAALIGGLLGMPLAGYTAVLITNTSVALWQSVHKSLPLLFMAASVAGAGSLLQLLPHAPEEERVLHLFGMGGKVAALAAGLATHRDASRVEAVGRPLRRGWTGAMWVAAHVCTAASLALDVWPERRRPATKVAAAVLGTAGALLTRFALFHAGKTSSRDPQATFQGQRQGLGAAEVTGHSHASDGRPLKFPLPVLRDAPTST
- a CDS encoding ankyrin repeat domain-containing protein codes for the protein MANLIDAVRLGDAGVVRALFERDPQSLHRGDARGMTPLMWAAWHGTVELVSWLLAHGAQAAVKDIRGATALMLAAERGHLEAVRELIPRADVDERGEALRHAVGAGQHEVTAWLLDEAGAPLEYGGAEGKTPLTCAVLGGHSALADELLRRGADVAAPSSHFLALENLQDSGWQPLHYAADRRHALLVQQLLDAGAAVDAATTLGTTPLMLAVLQGDEDTVRLLLRAGAEPLREDLGRASALSLSRRQGKPHITRLLERRAEEAPLTRVLHRVRGVGGRAT
- a CDS encoding 4Fe-4S dicluster domain-containing protein, with the translated sequence MGHKGFFTDTTLCIGCKACEVACKQWNQLPEDGLELTGMSYDNTGHLGASTWRHVAFVERPVPLPGQTVGLLDFSWLMSSDVCKHCQRAGCLEACPTGAIIRTEFDTVYVQPDVCNGCGYCVTACPFGVIDRREDDGRAWKCTLCYDRLGEGMTPACAKACPTASIQYGDVDELRERARRRVEQLHERGLGQAYLYGAEPENQPGTGGLNAFFLLVDKPEVYNLPPDPVVPTMKGKESWAMAGWGALGMAALALGAVLLGRGKHA
- a CDS encoding serine/threonine-protein kinase, whose translation is MSSQAASDSSDCPAAPTKGPQGSGTDPLLGTCLGSFRLTRKLDQGGMGTVYLGEHVDIGSRVAIKVLHPRLSASCQVMRRFRMEARAVNLIGHENIVSIIDINPAPPRPYLVMEYLEGEPLSALLARGPVRPEVAVALLTQVCDALEATHAQGIVHRDLKPENLFLVQRGQGPAFVKVLDFGIAKLMDAEDRNTDTAEGAIVGSADYMAPEQSRGERLDGRADLYALGVIAYQLLTGRRPFVEKSLTALLLAHQTKQPIAPHVLRSGVPSALSSVILRTLAKDPEERYQNAAALRGALQVALEQGHARPTTRATPTTLSTFVPNPALDLPVRVTTPGPGATSETLRCTELTRAGMFLCTQRLPSLLSRLTVSLEHPEGELSCECEVVRHVLPDEALAWGMEPGFGVQLVEPSISFKAAVAHLMLGQPLDTLRPPIDPAVEAEVEQILAPYHVRGIEDLYAVLALATDKSCEELRLRARRAGQALERLCERPISPALRARVHVVLDRVRKAADTLGHPRRRALYDAERGNFAGVVRCLSEGLTVSQLEELRHDFLARHPHSQASLKAHLARARTHHQAGMLALAREDYERALLLDPLSLDLHRQYHAVCRALEREAPVPPRNKASGA